The genomic interval CCCTTCCAGCGCTTCGAAGGTGCGAGTGATGAGTTCCGGACGGCATTGCACCAGCACCTGCAGCGAAACGTCAGCGGGCACGTTGCCCTCCTCGACGCACCAGCGGGCGAAATCGAAATCGGTCTGCGAAGCCGAGGGGAAACCGATCTCGATCTCCTTGAAGCCCATTTCGAGCAGCAGATGGAACATGCGCGCCTTGCGGTCGTGGCCCATCGGGTCGACCAGCGCCTGATTGCCATCGCGCAGATCGACGGAGCACCAGACAGGCGCCTTGGTTATGGTCTTGGTAGGCCAGGTACGGTCAGGAATGTTAACCTGAGGATAGGGCCGGTATTTCACCGCGGCATCGGGCATGCCCTTGGCGGAGGCTCGGCTGGTGGTGTTGTCCATTGTCTTGTCTCCTCGTCCCGGCATTTGCCCCCGCTCTTAGCCGATCACATCGGGCTTGGCGATAAACAAATGCGGACCTTCGTCGGTCGATAGGTCAATTTTCAAAGTGAGTCGCGAGGAGCGATGGCCGGGCGGGCTTTCGGCCGCCGGGCGCTCCTCAAAGAACCCGGCAACCGCGCGTAAGGCCGAGGAGAAGAAGCGAGGTCAGGGCGCGCGAGTTGTCACGCAGGGCCATGCGGCCGCGTGCAATCGTGTCGGAAATCTTGGCGCCAGTGGTCTTCATGGCCGCGCTTATAGCCTTGGGCTGCAGAACTGGCAAGCCCTTGCGGCCCGTCAGCTTCCGTTACTTCTCCTGAGCGCGATCTTTCGACATCTTCAGCAGCTGCGACAGCGCAATCATCAGCCCGCCGGCGATCAATCCCCAGAAGGCGCCTGAAATGCCGCCGAAAGACACGCCGGATGCGGTGATGAGGAAGGTGATCGCCGCCGCCTCGCGTGATTCCGGCGCCTGAAACGCCGACATCGCCGAGGACGAAAAAGCGCCGACCAGCGCCAGTCCCGCCACCGCCTCGATCAGCACGGGAGGCGCGAGCGCCACGAAGGCCGTCACCGCGCCGGCAAGCAGCCCCAGGATGATATAGCCGACCCCCGCGCTCAGCGATGCCCAATAGCGCCGTTTCGGATCGGCATGAGCATCCGGCCCGGCGCACATCGCCGCAGTGACCGCCGCCAGATTGATTGCATGGCCCCCGAAGGGTGCCGACAGCAGCGAGAAGAAGCCGGTGACGGCAAAGAGCGGGCCCGGCTTCGGATCGTAATGACAGACTTTCAGGACGGCGATGCCGGGAATGTTCTGCGAGGCCATGGTGACGATGAAAAGCGGCAGCGCGATCGAGATGAAGGCCGCAAGGTTGAACGCCGGCCGGACGAATTCCGCCACCGGCACCAGCGATCGTTCGAGCGAGGCGAAGGCGCCGTCCGGCATATCGACGCCGAAGGCAAGTACCAGCACGAAGGCTGCGAGTGCGGCCGGCACCGCCCAGAGCCGCTTGAAGGCACCGACGACGATCCAGGAAATTAGGATCGGCAGCCCGAGCAGCGGGTTGAAGCCGATCGCCTTCACCGGCGCAAAGCAGAGGCCGATCAGCACGCCGGCTAGCATCGCATTGGCGAGCGGCGCAGGAATGGCGGTGACCGCCCGGCCGAGCGGCCTGAACAGCCCGGCGACGATGATCAGCAGCCCGCAGATCAGGAATGCGCCGACCGCCGCAGTGAAGCCGCCCTCGACCGCCCCGGTGCTTGCGAGCAGTGCTGCGCCCGGCGTCGACCAGGCGATGCTGATCGGCAATCGGGTTACGGCGCTGAGCACGATGGCGCAGATTCCCATGGAGATCGACAATGCCATCAGCCCCGAGGCCGCCTCCGCCTCTGTGGCGCCGACCGCCCGCAGCCCGTGCAGCACGACGGCAAAAGAGCTGGCGGAACCGACGAAAGCGGTCAGCAGCCCCATGAACAGGGCCTGGACGGAAAAATCTTTGAGCATGGCGGAGACTCGCGGGCTGCGGGAATGCGCATGGAGCATGAGCATTGGTAAATGCGCAAGTTCAGATTTACAGCTTTCGGTTCACTGGCCGCCGATGGAAGTATTAGCGTCATCCCCGCCATGAGAACTTCGCAAGCGAACGCCTTTGCGCTCGCTTGCCGCGCGCATAGAGTATCTCCATTTTCGTCAGATGAGGGGATAGACGAATGGTTGGCGAAGCACGAAGAATTCTCGTCACCGGGGCGACCGGAGGCATTGGAACGGCAATTTGCCGTCAGCTCGCCGGGAGCGGCTATTCACTGGTTCTGGCGGCACGCGACGAGGCGAAGCTGAAAGCACTTTCAGACGACGTGACGGGCAACGGCCATATGTGGCTGCGGTTGGATATGACGAGCGATCAGTCGATCCGTCAATTCGCGGAGGAATTGGCGGCGAAGCACATTGCTCTCGACGGCGCCGTGCTCATGCCGCCACAGGCTCACAGCACGAATGACCCGATGCCATCAAGTGAGGCATGGCGGGCGCTATTTCAAAACTGCTTCATCGGACCTCTCGAGGTCCTGAAGGTCGCGATCGACCGGATGAGCTCCGACCCGATCAACGGCCGCCGCGCAAAAATCGTCATCATATCTGGGATATCATCCGCTCAGGTGCTTGGTCATTACGCTACCTCGAACGTGCTGCGCTGCGCCTGGATTGGCGAGGCAAAGACATTGGCCTTTGCGCTCGGCGCCCGCGGCATTCACGTCAACACGCTTTCGCTCGGCGGTACGCTCTCCCCTTGGTATCGAGAAGGGATCGAAAAGCGAGCCGAGGCCGCAGGCATCACGTTCGAGGAGCGCCTTGCCGAGGAGACGTCGAACATTCCCTTGGGAAAATACGGAGAACCGGCAGAAGTTGCCGTCGCCGTTGAAGGGCTCTTGTCGCCCTTCTCCGACCATATGACCGGTCTGAACATCATGCACGACGGCGGATTCACGCGCTCGTACTAAGACAGGTAGAAGCACTGCGATAAAATGAAACGCCTCGTCTGCGATCGGCAGGCGAGGCGTTTCAAAACTTCCGCTCGAAAAGCTCAGATATCGACCTGCGACGTCACGATGCGCGAAACGAGGCCGTAGTCCTTCGCCTCTTCGGCAGAAAGCCAGTAGTCGCGATCCGTATCCTTGGCGATCTTGTCGAGCGGCTGGCCGGTGGCCTCAGCCATGATCTTGTTCAGGCGCTCGTTCATCTTGATGATCTCGCGCGCCTGGATCTCGATGTCGGATGCCATGCCGCGCGTGCCGCCCGACGGTTGGTGCAGCAGGAAGCGCGTGTTCGGCAGGCACAGGCGCCGCTCCCTGGGAGCCGCGACATAGATCAGCGCACCGGCGGAGGCGACCCAGCCCGTGCCGATCATCCAGACCTTCGGCTTGATGAACTTGATCATGTCATGGATGGAATCGCCGGATTCGACATGGCCGCCGGGCGAATTGACATAGATGCGGATGTCTTCGTCGCTGGCCGCGGCGAGCGCCACAAGCTGCGAGCAGACCTTCTGCGCCAGTTCCTGATTGATCGGTCCATAGATGAAGATCGAACGCGACTTGAAAAGATTCGCCTCCGTTTCCTTGCCGAGCGGCAGTTCCTTCGTCTTGTCGTCCTGTTCTTCGTCGTTCATTCGAACCTCTCGGAGATGAATTCGGGTTCCTCGCACATAGTGCGACTCAATGCCTAAAACAATGCGGGAAAAACACAAGGCACCGAAGCGATGGAGATATCCTTAAGAAGCCGCGCAGCGTTCCGCAAGCCTTACTGAAATGTAACGGTGGAAGGCTTTGAAAAGCCTGAATCGGTTCCTACCTCCACCCTCACGTGGCAACCGCCATACCAGATCAAGAGGAGACAGGACATGTCACCCGAAGAACGCCAATTGCTGACCGCCCTCTTCGACCGCGTGCGCACGGCCGAAGCCACGCCGCGCGACCGCGAGGCCGAAGCCCTGATCGACCAGGCGACGCGGGCGCAGCCGTCCGCCACTTATTATCTCGCCCAGGCCGTCATCGTGCAGGAAAAAGGTCTGGAAGCAGCCGCCAATCACATCAAGGAACTGGAAGAGCGTGTGCGGCAGTTCGAAGCCGGCGCCAGCGAGCACCGCCAAGCCGAGCAGGGCGGCGGCTTCCTGAGCTCGATATTCGGCAACACCCAGACGCAACAGCCCGCACCGGTTCCATCCAATCCCGGCCCCTGGGGTCAGCCCTCCCGCTCCTATGACGAACCACGTGGCTACGAGAGCAACGCTCGCCAGATGCCGCAGCATCCAAGCGGTCCCTGGAGCCAGCAGGCCTATGCGCCGTCCGCCGGCGGCAGCTTCCTGCGCGGCGCGCTCGGCACGGCAGCGGGCGTAGCCGGCGGCATGCTGCTCGCCAATTCACTGAGCGGCATCTTCGGCAATCACATGTCCTCGCTCGGCTGGGGTTCGCCCTTCGGCGCCAACCCCTTCGGCAATGCCAGCGCCCCCACAGAGGAAACCGTCATCAACAATTATTTCGGCAACGACGACACGCGCCAAGCTTCGGACAATACAGCCGATGACAACGATGACGCCAACGTGCAGCAGGCCAATTATGACGACAGTGATTACAGTGACGGCCCTTCTGGTGACGACATCACGGAGGTTTAGCAGTCGGAAACGGGCAGCGGTTGCCGCACCGTTGCCCGGCCCTTCGCTTGGGCTCAGCGCGTTCGTCGCTGCAATCGATTCACAAGATCGATTGCTCGGGCTGCGCCCGACCGCTTCTCACCCACGCCCGCGATATGTAGCAACCCCTTGCTCCGGCAGCCATACGCCTTCGGGGGGCTTTCCGGTCTGCCAGAAAACGTCGATCGGAATGCCGCCGCGCGGATACCAGTAGGCGCCGATCCGGAGCCACTTGGGATCGAGCAGCTCCACGATGCGCTTGGCGATGTAGATCGAACAATCCTCATGGAAGGCGCCGTGATTACGGAACGAAAACAGGAAGAGCTTCAGCGACTTCGACTCCACCAGCCACTCGCCCGGAATATAGTCGATGACGATATGGGCGAAATCGGGCTGGCCGGTCATCGGGCAGAGCGAGGTGAATTCCGGCGCGGTGAAGCGCACGACATAATCCGTGCCGGCATGATTGGACGGCACTTTTTCCAGCACCGCCTCCTCAGGCGATTTCGCAGTTTCGGTTTGGTGACCCAGCATTGACAGGCTGGAAACATCGGTATTCGGCATCATGCCTCCTTGATGACTTTGACGCGGATGCCATGGGCCTTTTCGCCCTCCGGCTCCACATGAATGGCGATTTTGGCGCCCTCATGCACGGCACTGATGGCATCCTCAAGGCGATCGCATATATCATGCGCCTCCCGCACGGACATAGAGCCGGGCACCACCATATGAAAATCGATGAAGGTGACGGTGCCCGCCCGCCTTGTTTTCAGGTCATGCACGCCGATCGAGCCCGTCGCATAGGTGGCGATCGCCTGCTTGATCGCCTCCTCCTCCTGCGGATCGACCGCCTGGTCCATCAGCCCGCTGATTGATTGCGAGATCACCTTCCAGCCCTGATAGAGGATGTTGCAAGCAACGAGAATGGCGAGCACCGGATCAAAGATCGCATAACCCGTCGCCAGGGCCAGCAACAGGCCGGCGAGCACACCGACGGACGTCACCACATCCGACATGATATGCTGGCCGTCGGCCGTCAGTGCTGCCGAGCGATGTTTGCGCCCGGTCCGGATCAGCAGCCGCGCCCAGACCGCATTGATGACCCCAGCCGCGAAATTGATCGCCAGGCCGAGCACCGGCGCATCGAGCATGCGCGGTTCGCTGAGATAGCCGATCGCCTCGTTGACGATCAAAAGCGCCGCAACGACAATCAGCACGCCCTCGGTGACGGCAGACAGATATTCCGCCTTGTGATGGCCGAAGGGGTGGTCGTGATCGGCCGGCTTCTGCGCGTAGCGAATGACGAAGAAGGCGATGAAGGCGGCAGCGACATTCACCGTCGATTCAAGCCCGTCCGACAGCAGGGCCACCGAGCCGGTCACCCACCAGGCCACCATCTTCAGCCCCATGACGCCGAGCGACAGCGGGATGCCCCACATCGCCAGCTTCTGAACCGTCAGATCGCCGTTATCGCTCATATCGTCCTCCTGCGGTTGCGAATGAATTGCAGGGTCTAAGCCATTGAAATGCAAAACCGCCCACGCGAATGTCGCGCAGGCGGCCCAGTTGAGGGTGATATGGGCGATGACGGAGGATTTGTCAAAGAGAATGACGCGTCCTTCGCAGCTGTTCCCGCCCCGACAGGCAGCGGCACAGACGCACGACAGGCGATCTTGTTACAGCCCCGAGGGAGCGGGATCGGACTGGACAGATTGCGGCCATCGCAGAAGAGCGGCCTGCCCTGCCGGCGTCAGTGCGTAGACGCCCTTTTCCTGGCGCTCGAACCAGCCGTAGACGTTGTCGCGCAGGATCGGCCCGGCCTTTGGCGTCAGTGCCTTCATATCCCGCGGGCGCACGACGCCCCGGTCGAGCGCGGCCGCGCACAGCAGCGCCTGCTGGCGATAGGCCGTCATGATCGGCGCCCGCGAACCGCCGCCAATGGCAGGATCACCGCGACGACGCTGATGTTCCTTGACAAGCCGCGAGCGCCGTTTCGGATTGGTGCGCGGCATCGGCGAGACGGAGCTGACGATGACGCTGACCTCGCCGCCATCGGAAACGCCGAGCATGCCTATGCCGAGCCGCCGGCAGAGGTCGCGGTAGCGTTTGTCGGTCTCTCGCCCGCGCCCCTTGGCCGAAATGCGCGCCGCGATCCAGACTTCATCGCTCATCGAGGCCCTGTCGACCGCCTGGAGAAGCAGTTCGAGGTTGAAGGAGAGCTTCAATTCGCAGACCACCACAACCGGCGGCTCGCCGTCGCTCAAGCCGACGAGATCGCATCCTGCGACCTCACCCTTGACGACATAACCCGCAGCCTCCAGGAAGGCTTTGACCGGCAGATAGAGCGACGTCTCCATCGAAAAACCGCCTCACGCGGCGTTGAGATCGGCAATCTCGCCGTATTGGGCAAGCAGCCGCGGCGAGGTCATGTCGCCGGTTTCCTCATCGACCATGACGGCATAGGCCGCAACGCCGACGAAGCGCTCGGCCATCGCCGAGGCAATCTTTTCCGCGCTGACGGCGTTCGATGCCTGGCGCATTTCACCGGGCACGAGATTGCCCCGGTTCTTGCGGTAGGGAAGGACGATGAACTTCTCGGCATTGGCCACAGCGATAATTCCCGGTTGACCGTTCCGGAAATGTTCTGATTTGCCCGACAGAGTCAACCCTCGCCCCCATCCGCGCACAGAAAGGGGCGAGATGGAACCGGCCTCAAGCAGCCTTGGTCTTCACCTTGCGCGCCAGATGCGCCACGACATTCTCGATCATCCGCATGCCGGCATCACCGCCGAGCGTCATGATCGATTCCGGATGGAACTGCACCGCGGCAATCGGCTCCTTTTCGTGTTCGATGCCCATGATCGTACCGTCCTCGCTCTCCGCCGTGATGATGAATTCCCGCGGCAGCGTCGAGGGATCGGCGAAGATCGAGTGGTAGCGGCCGACGGTCACTTCCTTCGATAGGCCGGAGAAGACGATGCCCGGCTCCAACACGCGAATGCGCGACGGCTTGCCGTGCATCGGCAGCGCGAGATGCCGCAGTTCCCCACCATAGGCTTCGGCGAGCGCCTGCAGGCCGAGGCAGACGCCGAAGATCGGCAGGTTACGCGCCCGCGCCTTCTTGATCGTCGCCTTGCAGTCGAAATCCTTCGGCGTTCCGGGACCCGGCGACAGCACGACGAGATCCGGGTTCAGCCGGTCGAAGATCTCCTCCGCTACCGGCGTGCGCACGGTCGAAACCGTCGCGCCGGTCTGGCGGAAATAATTGGCGAGCGTGTGGACGAAGCTGTCCTCATGATCGACGAGCAGGATGCTGACACCCTTGCCGACGCTGGCGACGTCGCGCTGCATCTTGCCGGAATTGCCGATCTTGGCGTCTCGGATGGCGGAAAGCATGGCGGAGGCCTTCAGTTCAGTTTCGGCTTCTTCTTCTTCTGGAATGGAATCGTTGAGCAGCGTCGCGCCGGCGCGAACCTCGGCGATTCCGTCTTTGATGCGCACGGTGCGCAGAGTCAGACCGGTATTCATGTCGCCGTTGAAGCCGACCATGCCGATTGCACCACCATACCATGCGCGCGGGCTCTTTTCATGGCTCTCGATAAACCGCATCGCCCAGAGTTTCGGCGCACCGGTGACGGTGACCGCCCAGGCGTGGCTCAAGAAACCGTCGAAGGCGTCCATGTCGTCGCGCAGCCGCCCCTCGATGTGATCGACCGTATGGATGAGGCGCGAATACATCTCGATCTGCCGGCGGCCAATCACCTTCACCGAGCCCGGCTCGCACACACGGCTCTTATCGTTGCGGTCGACGTCCGAGCACATGGTGAGTTCGGATTCGTCCTTCTTGGAATTCAGAAGCTTCAGGATCTGCTCGCTGTCGGCGATCGGATCGTCGCCGCGCTTGATCGTGCCCGAGATCGGGCAGGTCTCGATGCGACGGCCGGACACGCGCACGAACATCTCCGGCGAGGCGCCGACCAGATATTCCTGATTGCCGAGATTGATGAAGAAGGAATAGGGCGACGGATTGATCGCCTTCAGCCGCTTGGAAATGTCTGAAGGCTTGCTTTCGCAGCGCTCCATGAACTTCTGCCCGGGCACGACTTCGAATAGATCGCCCTTGCGGAAGCTCTCCTTGGCCTTGACGACAAGCTCGGCATATTCGCCCGGCCGGTGGTCGCTCTTCGGCGGAATGGCATCCGTATGTCTGAAAGGCTCCGGCGCGATATCGCCGGCCTTGCCCTCGGTTGAAAGGCCGCCTTTCTCGAAATCATACCGGTCGATCCAGGCCTTGGCGGCGTAGTTGTCGACGACAAGGATCTCGTCCGGCAGATAGAGCACCATGTCGCGCTGGTCGGAGGGCCGCGTCAGTTTCAGATCGATCGCATCAAACTGGAAAGCGATGTCGTAGCCGAACGCGCCGTAGAGACCGAGGCTTGCATCCGCCTGCGAATAGAACAGATCGGTAACGGCGCGCAACACCGTGAAGACCGTCGGCATCTTCGAACGCTCTTCCTCGGTGAACACCCGGTCCGGGGCCTTGACGGAGAGGTCGAGACGGCGAGTGGAGGAAGCGCCGAGCACGAGTTCGGGCACCGTCTTCAGCCGCTCGGTCACGAAGCCGAGTAGCACCTCGCCGCGCTCGTTGTAGGCCTCGATCCAGACGTCGCGCCCGAAGGAGGAGATGCCGAGCGGCGGATCGACAACGGCGGTATCCCAGCGCGTATAACGGCCCGGATATTCGTAGTTCGACGAAAAGACGGCGCCGCGACGTTCGTCGAGCTTGTCGACATAGGAAGAGACCGCGTCGCTATAGGGGATCGCCCGCCGCTGCCGCGTGACGGATATCCCGCCCTTGGTCTCGTAGATTTCCGCACCATCATCCCGCAGGATCGTTACCATAATTCCACTCCGTTATCGGGGCCCGGACGACAGGCGGCGATAAAACAAAAAAAGCCGCCTCGAAGTTTCGGGCGGCTCACTCGTCGTATTTGGACACGATTGGTCGAGGCCGCCTCAGCGAGCCCACCACCAAACAGCAATGTTCGAAGACTTGATCATGGGAAATTGTTAGCCTGAGATCAGCCGTCGCGCAAGAGGCGATTGCGGGAATGAAAAGGGCGGCCCGAAAGCCGCCCTCCCTCAGCCTTAAAGGCGCAATCAGAAGGTCTTGGTGAGCGAGACCTTGAAGGTACGGCCCGGCTCGGAATACCAATCGCGCGGCTGCGATGCGGTCGCAGAGCTGAGATTGACGTCGCGCACGGCGAGCGCGTTGAAATATTCCTGGTCGAAGATGTTGTAGACACCGGCTTGAACGCGCAGGCCCGGCAACTGTTCCGGCGTCCACCAGCCGGTCAGGTCGACGATTGCATAACCGGGCGCATCGAAGGTCGTGTCGGCGGTGTTGGTGACGGGAGTATTGAGGTGGTCGGTCAGCATGCCGGCCGAAAGCGTCGAGGAAAGGTCGAAGCCGAAGGTCTCATTGCTCCAGCCGCCGCCGACGATCGCCTTGAACGGCGCCACCGAGCGCAGGCGCTGGGTAGTTTCTTCGTTCCTGCCATAGGCATAGGCAAGCGAGGCATGCAGATTGATGCCGTTGTTGAACGACTTGGCGGCGCTGACTTCAAGACCCGAGATCGTCGCCGCTGCCACGTTCGTGTAATTGAACTCAGTAAAGCCTGTCGCGTCGACGCTCGTCACCGTCTCGATAAAGTTCTGATAACGGGTATGGAAAGCCGCGACCCGGCCGGTAAAATCGCCCGTGTCGAAATTGGCGCCGATTTCGATGCCGCGGCCGATTTCCGGTTCCAGATCAGGATTGCCGAGCTGGGCGTAGCGGCCCGTGGGGTTGTAGAAGCGGCTGTAGAGTTCGTCGACGGTTGGCGCGCGGAAGCCGACCGCCAGCTGCATGTAGAGCTCTACATCAGGCGTCAGGTCGTATGTCGCAAGGATCTTCGGCGACATGGCAGCTTCCGTCCGGTCCCGAAGTTCGCCGAAACGGGTAATGCCGGTATTGTTGGCAAAACCACCGCCGGTCGAGGGATCGTAGTTGAACCAGTCGAAGCGGAAGCCGGGTGTCAGGGTGAAGCCGGTATTGCCGATCTCAATCTTGTCCTCGACAACAAGCCCCAGGGTCTGGCTGTCCACATTGGGAACTTCCGCCTGATTGTTCAGCGACGGGCAGGTCGTCGACGTCGGGCAAAGAGCCCAGCTGTATTGGCTCCAGCTGGAGACGCCGACATCGAGGCCGACGCGAACCGAGTGGCTGAGGCCAGAATATTCGAAATCCTTCGTCGCGGTCCCGCTGAAGCCCCAGGTTTCGTTTTCGATCTCGTTGTTACGGCCATAGGCGACATTTGCGGTCGTACGCCCCCCGCTACCAGCTTCCTTCTTCAAATCCAGCCAATAAAGCGTAGCCCGCGCGCTGCTGAAGAACGCGTCGGAGGACTGCGCTTCATAATCATAATCAATCGATACGCGATCGCGGTCGCGCAGTTCGCGACCGTCATAATTGTCGATCATGAAGTTACGAGGGCTGGCTCCTCCCTGAAGGTGGCGCAGGTCGGTTTTTAGATCCCAGCGGAACCGTTCCGCTGTCAAGCCGATGCGATGGCCGCCTTCCAGTTCCTGACGCAGTTTGAAGAGCAGGTTGTTCTGATCAAAGTCAGCCGGATTCGCCTCGGTGCGAAGAGCACCGTAGCTGTCGTTATCGCCCATATTGTCGCGTTCGTGGCCTTTGCGGTAACCGCCCTGGAACAGGATCGAGGTACCGCCGATCTTCTTGGCAGCCGCGGCCGAGCCGGAAAGGCTCCTGTCTTCGCTGTCATAGGTCGATTTGACGATCGCACCCCAGTCGCGGCCTTCAGGAATGAGATCTTCCGGCTCCAGCGTATTGAGAACGATGGCGCCGCCGAGCATGCCCGAACCACCCTTGCTCGAATCCGCGCCGCGCACGATATCGAGCGATGACAGCGAATCGAAATCGAACGTGTCTCCGCCGCCATTGGCGTTGGCCGGCGCAAAAGCACCCTGGCGCGAGCTGTTCGAAATATAAGGAATCGGAATACCGTCGATGGTAGTCAGGATGCGAGCACCGGACAGGCCGCGCAGGTTGAAGCCCGCGTCGGCGCGCGAATAGTTCACACCCGCATCGACGCTGCGGCCGATATCGTCATAGTTGGTGACCTGCTTCTCTTCCAGCTGCTTCTTCGTAATCTCGGTCGCGAGCGGCGTATCGGCGACGCTGCCCGGCGCGACGCGTTTGCCCTTGACGACGATCTTCTGCAGAATGGTACTGTCATCTGTCGTCGCCTGAGGCGTCGTTGCCGAAGCGGTTTGAGCGAAAGACTGCGAAACAGGAAGAACAGCAGCAACGGCTGTGCAGACCAATAGAACCGAGCGCCAATGCCGGACGATCATAACCTACCCTCTCATGATGATTACCGGGCTGGCTGGTCGTGGCGCGTCGAACGCTCGAGGGGCTGGCTGGGCTTTTACGGATGAAGGCGAAGCAGAATTCCGCCTTCTTTTCGCCGCATAAAAAAACATGAGCCCTATTGTCAACATAAGCGGTTCCCTTATGTTGAATATTCATATCAAGTTTTAGCGATCTTTTCAGACGTTGCACAATTGCAACGAAAAACGCTCTCATGCGTTGTTTCCGGTTAAGGAATACTAGGATTTGGACGCGTTGAGAAAACTTTCGACATTGGCGATCCTTCTCGCCGCTACAGCCTTTCTTGCCGGCACCCGCTTGCCCTCACAAGGTCCCTTGCCTCAGCCCAGGCCCGATAACGCACAGGCGACAAGCCCGGCCTCCCCCTCTGAAAAGGTGGAACCGCCCGCGCCTGAAGAGGTGCCGGCCCCTCAGCCGAAACCTGAAGTAAAGGCGCCGGGAACATCGCCAGACCAGCCGTCCGCTCCGCCAGCCGAAACGGCGAAGCCCCCGCCGACAGAACCCATGCAAGGCCCGCCGCTGCCGCCGGGCAAACTCGAAAGTTCGCAGACGCCGGAAGAGACCAAGTCCCCGGCCGAGCAGACGCTCGAAGAGCAGCATCTGACGATCGAACCAGAAAGCGATGCCGAGCATGCCGAATGCACCGCCGCCCTCAAGGCGCTCGGCGTCGTCTTCAAGGACGCCCCGCGCATCGACGACGGCAACGGCTGCGGCATCGACAAGCCAATCATCGTTTCAGAAGCCCTGCCCGGCATCAAGCTGAAGCCGGAGGCGACGATCCGCTGCCCGGCAGCTCTTGCCCTTGCCCGCTGGATGAGGGAGAGCGTTATCCCGGCAGCCACCGCCGCCTTGCCCGAGCAGGGCCGCATTAACACCGTCAACCAGGCAACGGCTTATATGTGCCGCCTGCGCAACGGCGCCGAAACCGGCAAGATCTCCGAACATGCCCGCGGCAACGCCATCGACATTGCGAGCTTCCATTTCGAAAAGGGCGAGGATGTCGCCGTCCGCTCCCGGCGCGAGGACGCAACGCTCACCGGCGCCTTCCAACGCACCGTCAGCGCCGCCGGCTGCCTCTATTTCACCACCGTCCTAGACCCCGAAAGCGACTCGGCCCACGAAACCCATTTCCATCTCGACGTGATCAAGCGGAAGGGCGGTTATCGTTATTGCCACTGATCATTCAATGGCTGCGATCATCGCTT from Rhizobium lentis carries:
- a CDS encoding ATP-dependent Clp protease proteolytic subunit, whose amino-acid sequence is MNDEEQDDKTKELPLGKETEANLFKSRSIFIYGPINQELAQKVCSQLVALAAASDEDIRIYVNSPGGHVESGDSIHDMIKFIKPKVWMIGTGWVASAGALIYVAAPRERRLCLPNTRFLLHQPSGGTRGMASDIEIQAREIIKMNERLNKIMAEATGQPLDKIAKDTDRDYWLSAEEAKDYGLVSRIVTSQVDI
- the queF gene encoding preQ(1) synthase, with product MPNTDVSSLSMLGHQTETAKSPEEAVLEKVPSNHAGTDYVVRFTAPEFTSLCPMTGQPDFAHIVIDYIPGEWLVESKSLKLFLFSFRNHGAFHEDCSIYIAKRIVELLDPKWLRIGAYWYPRGGIPIDVFWQTGKPPEGVWLPEQGVATYRGRG
- a CDS encoding benzoate/H(+) symporter BenE family transporter, whose translation is MLHAHSRSPRVSAMLKDFSVQALFMGLLTAFVGSASSFAVVLHGLRAVGATEAEAASGLMALSISMGICAIVLSAVTRLPISIAWSTPGAALLASTGAVEGGFTAAVGAFLICGLLIIVAGLFRPLGRAVTAIPAPLANAMLAGVLIGLCFAPVKAIGFNPLLGLPILISWIVVGAFKRLWAVPAALAAFVLVLAFGVDMPDGAFASLERSLVPVAEFVRPAFNLAAFISIALPLFIVTMASQNIPGIAVLKVCHYDPKPGPLFAVTGFFSLLSAPFGGHAINLAAVTAAMCAGPDAHADPKRRYWASLSAGVGYIILGLLAGAVTAFVALAPPVLIEAVAGLALVGAFSSSAMSAFQAPESREAAAITFLITASGVSFGGISGAFWGLIAGGLMIALSQLLKMSKDRAQEK
- a CDS encoding SDR family oxidoreductase codes for the protein MVGEARRILVTGATGGIGTAICRQLAGSGYSLVLAARDEAKLKALSDDVTGNGHMWLRLDMTSDQSIRQFAEELAAKHIALDGAVLMPPQAHSTNDPMPSSEAWRALFQNCFIGPLEVLKVAIDRMSSDPINGRRAKIVIISGISSAQVLGHYATSNVLRCAWIGEAKTLAFALGARGIHVNTLSLGGTLSPWYREGIEKRAEAAGITFEERLAEETSNIPLGKYGEPAEVAVAVEGLLSPFSDHMTGLNIMHDGGFTRSY
- a CDS encoding DUF2076 domain-containing protein, whose amino-acid sequence is MSPEERQLLTALFDRVRTAEATPRDREAEALIDQATRAQPSATYYLAQAVIVQEKGLEAAANHIKELEERVRQFEAGASEHRQAEQGGGFLSSIFGNTQTQQPAPVPSNPGPWGQPSRSYDEPRGYESNARQMPQHPSGPWSQQAYAPSAGGSFLRGALGTAAGVAGGMLLANSLSGIFGNHMSSLGWGSPFGANPFGNASAPTEETVINNYFGNDDTRQASDNTADDNDDANVQQANYDDSDYSDGPSGDDITEV
- the emfA gene encoding cation diffusion facilitator family transporter; protein product: MSDNGDLTVQKLAMWGIPLSLGVMGLKMVAWWVTGSVALLSDGLESTVNVAAAFIAFFVIRYAQKPADHDHPFGHHKAEYLSAVTEGVLIVVAALLIVNEAIGYLSEPRMLDAPVLGLAINFAAGVINAVWARLLIRTGRKHRSAALTADGQHIMSDVVTSVGVLAGLLLALATGYAIFDPVLAILVACNILYQGWKVISQSISGLMDQAVDPQEEEAIKQAIATYATGSIGVHDLKTRRAGTVTFIDFHMVVPGSMSVREAHDICDRLEDAISAVHEGAKIAIHVEPEGEKAHGIRVKVIKEA
- a CDS encoding DUF2161 domain-containing phosphodiesterase, whose amino-acid sequence is METSLYLPVKAFLEAAGYVVKGEVAGCDLVGLSDGEPPVVVVCELKLSFNLELLLQAVDRASMSDEVWIAARISAKGRGRETDKRYRDLCRRLGIGMLGVSDGGEVSVIVSSVSPMPRTNPKRRSRLVKEHQRRRGDPAIGGGSRAPIMTAYRQQALLCAAALDRGVVRPRDMKALTPKAGPILRDNVYGWFERQEKGVYALTPAGQAALLRWPQSVQSDPAPSGL